In Thermocrinis minervae, a single genomic region encodes these proteins:
- the aroD gene encoding type I 3-dehydroquinate dehydratase, with the protein MLVAVPISDVDFQKKLQECKSKGADLVELRVDLFENKDPKHVLHIVNTARELGLGTILTVRSPKEGGREVPNRLEIFREVSPYSDYTDIELSSLDILPEVRKIVKSAGRTLIISYHNFDLTPADYILREVFREARRFGADVIKVAVMARSYEDTARLLCLGRQEEGKKILIAMGKYGILSRIGGFVFGSVITYAFLGEKTAEGQLSLDQMVELKKILL; encoded by the coding sequence ATGCTGGTGGCGGTTCCCATAAGTGACGTAGACTTCCAGAAGAAGCTCCAAGAGTGCAAAAGCAAGGGTGCCGACCTGGTAGAGTTAAGAGTAGACCTGTTTGAAAACAAAGATCCAAAGCATGTGCTCCACATAGTAAACACAGCCAGGGAGCTTGGCCTTGGTACCATTCTAACAGTAAGGAGCCCCAAGGAAGGTGGAAGAGAGGTACCAAACAGGCTTGAGATATTCCGGGAAGTATCTCCCTACAGCGACTACACGGACATAGAACTTTCCTCCTTAGATATACTCCCAGAAGTCAGGAAGATAGTAAAGTCTGCAGGTAGGACTCTTATAATCTCCTACCACAACTTTGATCTTACACCGGCTGACTACATACTCAGGGAGGTCTTCAGAGAAGCAAGAAGGTTCGGAGCTGATGTGATCAAGGTAGCAGTAATGGCAAGGTCTTACGAAGACACAGCAAGGCTTTTATGTCTCGGAAGACAGGAGGAAGGCAAAAAGATACTCATAGCCATGGGAAAGTATGGCATCCTTTCACGGATAGGAGGCTTTGTCTTTGGATCAGTGATAACCTATGCCTTTCTCGGTGAAAAGACGGCCGAGGGGC
- a CDS encoding argininosuccinate synthase, with product MLKRVILAYSGGLDTSVIVRWLTDRGYEVITYTADVGQGEELTEIPQKAKASGAVDAIVEDLKEEFAREYCLPTLRALALYEGQYPLTASLSRPLIAKKLVEYAKKLKASYVAHGSTGKGNDQVRFELSVWALDPDIEVLAPVREWEFKSREEEVEYALKHRIPVKATKDRPYSIDKNLWGISIECGPLEDPWTEPPEDAFEWTVDPKKAPDEPQYVEIEFESGIPVAIDGRRYERLSELILDLNGIAGRHGVGRIDMVENRLVGIKSREVYEAPGAMVLYTAYRDLLSLTTDRFTFHYFITHIPHEYAKVVYEGLWFSKLREALDAFTSEVAKLVNGKVRLKLYKGHVQVVGRKSPNSLYVEDLATYSEKDAFDHRAGANFTKVFGLPLKVYGRVKNAGGGSHK from the coding sequence ATGTTGAAAAGGGTAATATTGGCCTACTCGGGCGGTCTTGATACCTCTGTCATAGTAAGGTGGCTTACAGACAGGGGCTACGAGGTAATCACCTATACAGCAGACGTTGGTCAGGGAGAGGAGCTTACAGAGATCCCTCAGAAGGCAAAAGCCTCAGGTGCCGTTGATGCCATAGTTGAAGATCTCAAAGAGGAGTTTGCAAGAGAGTACTGCCTTCCTACTCTTAGAGCCCTCGCCCTTTATGAAGGACAGTATCCTCTCACGGCATCCCTTTCAAGACCTCTGATAGCCAAAAAGCTGGTAGAGTATGCAAAAAAACTAAAGGCCAGCTACGTAGCCCATGGCTCCACGGGTAAAGGAAACGACCAGGTAAGGTTTGAACTCTCCGTGTGGGCCCTTGATCCAGACATAGAAGTTCTAGCACCGGTAAGAGAATGGGAGTTTAAGTCAAGAGAGGAAGAGGTTGAGTATGCTTTAAAGCACCGCATACCTGTGAAGGCTACCAAGGATAGGCCCTATTCCATAGATAAGAACCTGTGGGGTATATCCATAGAATGTGGACCGCTGGAAGACCCTTGGACAGAGCCACCAGAAGATGCCTTTGAGTGGACCGTAGATCCAAAGAAGGCACCCGACGAACCTCAGTACGTGGAGATAGAGTTTGAAAGCGGTATTCCAGTAGCCATAGATGGCAGAAGATATGAAAGGCTTAGCGAGCTTATCCTGGACCTAAACGGGATAGCCGGCAGACATGGAGTGGGAAGGATCGACATGGTAGAAAACAGGCTTGTGGGTATAAAAAGCAGAGAGGTGTACGAAGCTCCAGGAGCCATGGTCTTATACACAGCATACAGAGATCTCCTCTCGCTCACCACAGATAGGTTTACCTTCCACTACTTTATAACCCACATACCACACGAGTATGCAAAGGTAGTCTACGAAGGTCTCTGGTTTAGCAAGCTAAGGGAAGCTTTAGATGCCTTTACCTCAGAAGTGGCTAAGTTAGTAAACGGTAAGGTGAGGCTAAAGCTCTACAAAGGGCATGTACAGGTAGTAGGAAGAAAGTCACCCAACTCCCTTTACGTTGAAGACCTTGCTACCTATTCGGAGAAGGATGCTTTTGACCATAGGGCTGGTGCAAACTTTACCAAGGTCTTTGGCCTTCCCCTAAAAGTCTACGGGAGGGTTAAGAATGCTGGTGGCGGTTCCCATAAGTGA
- the secG gene encoding preprotein translocase subunit SecG: MYYFLLVLFIISCLFLILVVLVQRGGSDVGTAFGGMGQGAFGPGGVDTILTKMTLWLGLFIVALAILLNLLYPSKKSVFENEGKGPVKSEQGLPKGQTAPAGTPSEQKTR; the protein is encoded by the coding sequence ATGTACTACTTTTTGCTTGTGCTCTTTATAATATCGTGCCTATTTTTAATACTGGTGGTGTTGGTACAAAGGGGTGGGTCGGACGTAGGGACTGCCTTCGGAGGTATGGGACAAGGAGCCTTCGGACCTGGAGGTGTAGACACTATACTGACCAAGATGACCCTGTGGCTTGGCCTTTTTATAGTGGCCCTGGCCATACTATTGAACCTCCTTTATCCCTCCAAGAAGTCTGTGTTTGAGAATGAAGGTAAAGGACCTGTTAAGTCTGAACAAGGGCTCCCAAAGGGACAGACAGCTCCTGCTGGCACACCTTCTGAGCAAAAGACCCGCTGA
- the prmC gene encoding peptide chain release factor N(5)-glutamine methyltransferase — MKVKDLLSLNKGSQRDRQLLLAHLLSKRPADVYLLMEEEVPQEIVQKYMSMLEALEELPLQYLIGEWDFMGRTFKVEEGILIPRPETELLVEKVLSLLEKDKDLLGFEIGVGTGCISISLLLERPRLRMYASDVQQKAIELARKNAQRYGVQDRLFLVLGDMFEPVKDMVFDFVVSNPPYIPKRMWEKLDPKVRKEGYLSLIGGEKGTEFYERFSKEVGKHLKEGGFFALEIGHDQGKVVRKLFEKEGFRVEVYKDLSGQDRLVVGWK; from the coding sequence ATGAAGGTAAAGGACCTGTTAAGTCTGAACAAGGGCTCCCAAAGGGACAGACAGCTCCTGCTGGCACACCTTCTGAGCAAAAGACCCGCTGATGTCTACCTTCTTATGGAAGAAGAGGTCCCGCAGGAAATAGTCCAAAAGTACATGAGTATGCTCGAAGCCCTAGAAGAGTTGCCCTTACAGTACCTTATAGGCGAGTGGGACTTTATGGGAAGAACCTTCAAAGTGGAAGAGGGAATCCTAATACCAAGGCCTGAAACAGAACTCCTCGTGGAGAAGGTCCTTTCCCTTCTTGAAAAGGACAAGGATCTCCTGGGCTTTGAAATAGGTGTGGGGACAGGATGCATAAGCATATCTTTACTGTTGGAAAGGCCAAGGCTTAGGATGTACGCAAGCGATGTGCAACAGAAGGCTATAGAGCTTGCTAGGAAGAACGCTCAAAGGTACGGAGTCCAAGACAGACTCTTTTTGGTGCTCGGAGATATGTTTGAGCCGGTAAAGGATATGGTATTTGACTTTGTAGTTTCCAACCCTCCATACATACCAAAACGCATGTGGGAAAAGCTGGATCCTAAAGTAAGAAAAGAGGGCTATCTTTCTCTGATAGGTGGAGAGAAGGGCACGGAGTTCTACGAGAGGTTTTCCAAAGAGGTAGGTAAGCATCTGAAGGAAGGAGGATTCTTTGCCCTTGAGATAGGACATGATCAGGGTAAGGTAGTTAGGAAGCTCTTTGAGAAGGAAGGCTTTAGAGTAGAGGTCTACAAGGACCTTTCAGGTCAGGATAGGTTGGTGGTAGGATGGAAGTAG
- a CDS encoding hemolysin family protein: protein MEVVGFLLGVLFFILLEAFFAGSEIALVSVDRGRVQAMYKKLGYNFLRDFHENPEDYITLTMLGYTVSIVFASTFYTLVVLSLSDLIPFIKGLEVVFSLSLVVFTLTFGEIIPKSLFQRYADRLLVPSLFILYRLKKILAPVLTLSRLVSRRVSDLLGKFFKESINRRQILEMLKNLEDRERFNLAIKLLETKDAMVSEIARPIFSTVLLEEETTVEQAIRKMKESGCKRLPVYKGRVDELIGYVEIYDLLGRDPHEIIKRYIRPIEYFVEFLSIRDVLFKFYSSHVKMGAVVDERGNLIGIVTLDHIVRKLFEGFAEYEEEVEIQEVEKDKWVMNASVDLDTFMRVVGVRLKDGPYDTLGGYILYHLKRIPKKWEEVRIGELSFKILQVDSRRIVKVMVSRHVQKTEETQGAS, encoded by the coding sequence ATGGAAGTAGTTGGTTTTCTCCTTGGCGTACTATTCTTCATACTCTTGGAGGCTTTCTTTGCTGGGTCTGAGATAGCCTTGGTGAGCGTAGACAGAGGCAGAGTTCAGGCCATGTACAAAAAACTTGGTTATAACTTCCTTAGAGATTTTCACGAAAACCCAGAGGACTACATAACCCTGACCATGCTAGGTTACACAGTCAGTATAGTTTTCGCCTCAACCTTCTACACGCTTGTCGTTCTATCCCTGTCGGATCTTATACCCTTTATAAAAGGTCTAGAGGTGGTCTTCTCCTTAAGCCTTGTGGTCTTTACCCTTACCTTTGGGGAGATAATACCCAAAAGCCTCTTCCAGAGGTATGCAGATAGGCTTCTCGTTCCAAGTCTATTCATCCTGTACAGGCTAAAAAAGATTCTAGCTCCTGTGCTCACCTTGTCGAGGTTAGTAAGCAGGAGGGTTTCCGATCTTCTTGGTAAGTTCTTCAAGGAAAGTATAAACAGAAGGCAAATCTTGGAGATGCTTAAAAACCTGGAAGATAGGGAAAGATTTAACCTGGCCATCAAGCTCCTTGAAACTAAGGACGCCATGGTTTCAGAGATAGCCAGACCCATATTCTCTACAGTCCTACTGGAAGAAGAAACCACTGTAGAGCAGGCCATAAGGAAGATGAAAGAGAGCGGATGTAAAAGGCTCCCTGTATACAAAGGAAGGGTTGACGAGCTTATAGGCTATGTGGAAATATACGACCTTCTGGGAAGGGATCCACACGAAATAATAAAAAGGTACATAAGACCCATAGAATACTTCGTGGAGTTCTTAAGTATAAGAGATGTGCTCTTTAAGTTCTACAGCTCTCACGTAAAGATGGGAGCTGTGGTAGATGAGAGGGGAAACCTCATAGGGATAGTCACATTGGACCACATAGTCAGAAAGCTCTTTGAAGGCTTTGCAGAGTACGAAGAGGAAGTAGAGATCCAGGAGGTAGAAAAGGACAAATGGGTAATGAACGCCTCTGTAGACCTAGACACGTTTATGAGGGTGGTGGGCGTCAGGCTAAAAGACGGCCCGTACGACACTCTAGGTGGGTACATCCTGTACCACCTCAAGAGGATTCCAAAAAAGTGGGAGGAGGTACGCATAGGTGAGCTAAGCTTTAAAATACTCCAGGTAGACAGCAGGAGGATAGTAAAAGTAATGGTAAGCAGACATGTACAGAAGACTGAAGAAACTCAGGGAGCTTCCTGA
- the radC gene encoding RadC family protein, with protein sequence MYRRLKKLRELPEEQRPRERLINHGSQALEEAELLAIILVSGTKDLDVLSLAERILELGWENIASMSVQELSQRIKGLGLAKACQVKAIAELLKRSKDPYNGVKIRSPEDVYRFVKDKVDDRREHLIAIHLTPTHRVIGYDLVAIGRMNTLHAEPKDILYGAIKRGAYAIILVHNHPKGEARPSREDIEFTKRVKKACDIMGFVLLDHIIVTEEGYCSIRGFLGEDL encoded by the coding sequence ATGTACAGAAGACTGAAGAAACTCAGGGAGCTTCCTGAGGAGCAAAGACCGAGGGAGAGGCTTATAAACCACGGATCGCAGGCCCTTGAAGAAGCAGAGCTCTTAGCTATCATCTTGGTGTCTGGCACCAAGGATCTGGATGTTCTTTCCCTCGCCGAGAGGATTTTAGAGCTAGGCTGGGAAAACATAGCCTCCATGAGTGTACAAGAGCTCTCTCAGAGGATAAAGGGTCTTGGTCTAGCAAAGGCCTGCCAAGTGAAAGCCATAGCCGAGCTCCTAAAGAGGTCAAAAGATCCCTACAACGGTGTAAAGATACGGAGTCCGGAGGACGTCTACAGATTTGTAAAAGACAAGGTGGACGACAGAAGAGAACACTTGATAGCCATACACCTTACTCCAACTCATAGGGTGATAGGTTATGACCTTGTAGCCATAGGAAGGATGAACACCCTACACGCCGAGCCTAAAGACATACTCTACGGAGCTATAAAGAGGGGCGCTTACGCTATAATCTTGGTACACAACCACCCAAAGGGCGAGGCAAGACCCTCAAGGGAGGATATAGAGTTTACAAAAAGGGTAAAGAAAGCTTGCGACATCATGGGCTTTGTCCTTCTGGATCATATAATAGTCACAGAGGAAGGCTACTGCTCCATAAGAGGCTTCCTCGGAGAGGATCTGTGA
- the tgt gene encoding tRNA guanosine(34) transglycosylase Tgt, which translates to MFSFRVLKSDGSARLGELVTPHGVIKTPVFMPVGTQGTVKAMIPSLLEEVGAQIILGNTYHLYLRPGVEVVEGAGGLHRFIGWHKPILTDSGGFQVFSLSRERNDKRSSVKVLEEGVEFKDHLSGDRHFFTPEKVVQIEEALGADIIMPLDVCIEYPTTYARAKEAVELTIRWLDRSIRVKRREDQVLFAIVQGSVYEDLRLESAYMSMERDLFGYAIGGLSVGEPKEEMYRITRVVCSVLPWDKPRYLMGVGLPEDIVEAVASGVDMFDCVAPTRMARTGTLFTSQGRINIKSKIYEKDYDPPDPNCDCYTCSNFSRAYLRHLYKAEEISAYILNTIHNLRFYHRLMEDIRRSIEESRFEEFRKNFLRSWLRTSY; encoded by the coding sequence ATGTTCTCCTTTAGGGTCTTAAAATCGGATGGTAGTGCTAGACTTGGTGAGCTCGTTACACCTCACGGTGTTATAAAGACACCCGTCTTTATGCCAGTAGGCACTCAGGGAACAGTTAAAGCCATGATACCCTCGCTTCTTGAAGAGGTAGGAGCTCAGATCATATTGGGAAACACCTACCATCTGTACCTTAGACCTGGAGTTGAAGTCGTAGAAGGTGCGGGAGGCCTTCACAGGTTCATAGGATGGCACAAACCCATACTCACAGACAGCGGCGGCTTTCAGGTTTTTTCTTTGTCAAGAGAAAGGAATGACAAAAGATCCAGCGTGAAAGTTCTAGAGGAAGGGGTTGAGTTCAAGGATCACCTCTCTGGTGACAGACACTTCTTCACTCCAGAGAAGGTAGTGCAGATAGAAGAGGCGTTAGGAGCAGACATAATCATGCCCCTGGATGTGTGTATAGAGTATCCTACCACCTACGCAAGAGCCAAAGAGGCTGTAGAACTCACCATAAGATGGCTAGACAGGAGTATAAGGGTAAAAAGAAGGGAAGACCAGGTACTCTTTGCCATAGTACAGGGTTCCGTGTACGAGGATCTAAGACTTGAGTCCGCATACATGTCCATGGAGAGAGACCTATTCGGTTATGCCATAGGTGGTCTGTCTGTGGGCGAACCCAAAGAGGAGATGTACAGGATAACGAGGGTAGTGTGTAGTGTACTCCCATGGGATAAGCCAAGATATCTTATGGGCGTAGGGTTACCAGAAGACATAGTGGAAGCTGTAGCAAGCGGCGTAGACATGTTCGACTGCGTGGCCCCCACCAGGATGGCAAGGACGGGTACCCTCTTCACAAGCCAGGGAAGGATAAACATAAAGAGCAAGATATATGAAAAGGACTATGATCCACCAGATCCCAATTGCGATTGCTACACATGCAGTAACTTTTCTAGGGCCTACCTTAGACACCTTTACAAAGCAGAAGAGATAAGCGCCTATATCCTAAACACCATTCACAACCTAAGGTTCTACCACAGGCTCATGGAAGACATAAGAAGATCCATAGAGGAGAGTAGGTTTGAAGAGTTTAGAAAGAATTTCCTTAGAAGCTGGCTACGTACATCTTATTAA
- a CDS encoding tetratricopeptide repeat protein, translating into MKSLERISLEAGYVHLIKIVLLLLTLGLSFSDSLNKRDEKLAQRYFQSGYQNLQIGNFKNALIDFSMAYSFDKKGPYGELAYLYLGKTYTLLSYRTGNKEGVFSSIAYLNMYTYHYKNPNYLLLKDDFVGESYLLLGFYERAFEVFMKLYKDSSNPVYLLKALYAEASQGKSYNYELLNHVKPENLKEEGYLYYLVKGFYEFNLGNYTSTLENLSLARSMKAQLGQDPDFLYRQAAAYALTERWKEALQSFEVLSRVDIYKTYSLFSDYYLTLIHLKTKNYIEAKERLYKLIEDYSLFNPVVSLLYYQLWAYDGFVEKYLPNYKDSLTKVIWINSSSDLSIPALLGIYYYSIKERKILSSDIFKMFPAQRVDEVTLSHIKADLKELYIKLFNEYSKLDPYSPKDGAFLLELLKASNGKCVNLLGAEKFARAGVYFGAQEAYYLINLLQEPLKSFFYGQVQLLQGKEEGLKLIEEVLKDLKDDDRREALFILGLYRRREDYLLEALKGSLTERLEGYAPLALLTLGEIYEDKKDYNRAKVYYKEYLQKAQEDTLYWIVAYKLAYISSITNDKENLNWVVNEAKKTDNIIGRIIRELWG; encoded by the coding sequence TTGAAGAGTTTAGAAAGAATTTCCTTAGAAGCTGGCTACGTACATCTTATTAAAATAGTCCTACTTTTGCTTACCCTTGGCCTTTCCTTCTCGGATAGTCTAAACAAAAGGGATGAAAAGCTTGCACAAAGGTACTTCCAATCGGGCTATCAAAATCTTCAAATAGGGAACTTTAAGAACGCACTCATAGATTTTTCCATGGCCTACTCCTTTGATAAAAAGGGTCCTTACGGAGAGCTTGCCTACCTTTATTTGGGTAAAACGTACACTCTTCTTTCTTATCGTACAGGCAACAAGGAAGGTGTCTTTTCTTCCATAGCCTATCTTAACATGTACACTTACCACTACAAAAATCCAAACTACCTTCTACTTAAGGATGACTTTGTAGGAGAATCCTATCTGCTGCTCGGCTTCTATGAAAGAGCCTTTGAAGTTTTTATGAAGCTCTATAAAGACAGTTCAAACCCAGTTTACCTGCTTAAAGCCCTCTATGCAGAAGCCTCACAAGGTAAAAGTTACAACTATGAGCTTTTAAATCATGTTAAACCCGAAAACTTAAAGGAAGAAGGATACCTGTACTACCTTGTAAAAGGCTTTTACGAGTTTAACCTTGGCAACTATACCTCTACTTTGGAAAACCTAAGCCTTGCAAGATCTATGAAAGCACAGTTAGGACAGGATCCAGACTTCCTCTACAGGCAGGCTGCAGCCTACGCTCTTACAGAAAGATGGAAGGAAGCTTTACAGTCCTTTGAAGTGTTAAGCAGGGTAGACATCTACAAAACTTACTCTCTGTTTTCCGATTACTACCTTACCCTCATACACTTAAAGACCAAAAATTACATAGAGGCGAAAGAAAGACTATACAAGCTGATTGAAGATTATTCCCTCTTTAACCCGGTGGTTTCCCTTTTGTACTACCAGCTTTGGGCTTATGACGGTTTTGTAGAAAAGTACTTACCTAACTACAAAGATTCTTTGACGAAGGTTATATGGATAAACAGTAGTAGCGATCTTTCTATTCCTGCACTCCTCGGTATCTATTACTACTCTATTAAAGAAAGAAAAATTCTAAGCTCGGACATTTTCAAAATGTTTCCAGCGCAAAGGGTTGATGAGGTTACCCTATCCCATATAAAAGCAGATCTAAAGGAACTATATATCAAGCTTTTTAATGAATATTCTAAGCTAGACCCCTACTCACCTAAGGATGGAGCTTTTCTGCTTGAACTTTTGAAGGCAAGCAACGGTAAGTGTGTAAACCTGCTAGGTGCTGAAAAGTTCGCAAGGGCAGGCGTCTACTTTGGAGCTCAAGAAGCTTACTATCTTATAAACTTACTACAGGAGCCACTAAAGAGCTTCTTTTATGGACAGGTACAACTTCTTCAGGGTAAAGAGGAAGGGCTGAAGTTGATAGAAGAAGTTTTAAAGGACTTAAAGGATGACGACAGAAGGGAAGCCCTGTTTATACTCGGACTCTACAGAAGAAGAGAGGACTACTTGCTGGAAGCTCTGAAGGGTTCTCTTACAGAGAGACTGGAAGGGTACGCACCCTTGGCTCTTCTTACGCTTGGTGAAATCTACGAAGATAAAAAAGATTACAATAGGGCAAAAGTTTACTACAAAGAATATCTACAGAAGGCTCAGGAGGATACCCTTTACTGGATAGTGGCTTACAAACTCGCCTACATATCCTCCATCACTAACGATAAAGAGAACTTGAACTGGGTTGTAAACGAAGCCAAAAAGACGGATAATATTATAGGTAGGATCATAAGGGAACTGTGGGGGTAA
- the flgB gene encoding flagellar basal body rod protein FlgB, whose amino-acid sequence MGVRMDIFDGIEKLKPYLDYTWTRHKVILSNIANADTPNYRAKDVVFNVDKDTLPLKVTRPLHMEGQSGKSFRVFEIQRTLVGNDFNNVSIEEEMAKLTQNRIAYEVYMRMASSSAQELLSIIREGR is encoded by the coding sequence GTGGGGGTAAGGATGGATATCTTCGATGGAATAGAAAAGCTTAAGCCTTACCTAGATTATACATGGACGAGGCATAAGGTGATCCTCAGCAACATAGCAAACGCAGACACGCCCAACTACAGGGCAAAGGATGTCGTGTTTAATGTAGACAAAGATACACTTCCTCTGAAGGTTACAAGACCTCTTCACATGGAGGGTCAGAGCGGTAAGAGCTTTAGAGTCTTCGAAATCCAAAGGACCCTCGTAGGCAACGACTTTAACAATGTAAGCATAGAAGAGGAAATGGCCAAGCTTACTCAAAACCGAATAGCCTACGAAGTCTACATGCGTATGGCCAGCTCTTCAGCCCAAGAACTCCTCAGTATAATAAGGGAGGGCAGATGA
- the flgC gene encoding flagellar basal body rod protein FlgC, whose product MMVDLFRAFEVSASGMYAQRIRMNVIASNIANFESYLPGNRPFRKLEVVFEAQEDPYLLQKGYVPVKVVQIRESNQPLRLIYDPQNPRADQKGYVAMPDVEVVKEMVDMISAMRSYEANLNAFSTTKDIAQRTIELWK is encoded by the coding sequence ATGATGGTAGATCTCTTTAGAGCCTTTGAAGTTTCGGCTTCAGGTATGTACGCCCAAAGGATAAGGATGAACGTGATAGCCTCCAACATAGCAAACTTTGAATCTTATCTTCCTGGAAACCGTCCCTTCAGAAAGCTTGAAGTGGTATTTGAGGCACAAGAGGATCCTTACCTGCTTCAGAAGGGCTACGTGCCTGTAAAGGTTGTCCAGATAAGAGAGTCAAACCAACCTTTAAGACTCATTTATGACCCGCAGAACCCTAGGGCGGATCAGAAGGGATACGTAGCCATGCCAGACGTGGAAGTGGTAAAGGAGATGGTAGACATGATCTCAGCCATGAGAAGCTATGAAGCAAACCTAAATGCATTCTCTACAACTAAAGACATAGCACAGAGGACTATAGAGTTATGGAAATAA
- a CDS encoding flagellar hook-basal body complex protein FliE, whose protein sequence is MEIKPLNGFSPVYDKQKTNDGGPLESFKDFLLWVDAQQKKAESIKEAVLKGEDVPLHTMVLEFEKANVALQLLIQVRNKLLDAFQELSRMQI, encoded by the coding sequence ATGGAAATAAAACCCTTAAACGGCTTTTCACCTGTGTATGATAAGCAAAAGACCAATGATGGGGGACCATTAGAAAGCTTTAAGGACTTTCTACTCTGGGTAGACGCTCAACAGAAAAAAGCCGAGAGTATAAAGGAGGCTGTACTGAAGGGAGAGGATGTGCCCCTACATACTATGGTCCTGGAGTTTGAAAAGGCAAACGTAGCCCTACAGTTACTCATTCAGGTCAGGAATAAGCTGCTGGATGCCTTTCAAGAGCTAAGCAGAATGCAAATATAA
- the fliF gene encoding flagellar basal-body MS-ring/collar protein FliF, protein MPLKEQLEQLKERFLQLSLRQKILVVGVPLVALGLLLSIILYTASPSYSLLYSGLSEEDMKAILLELDKEGIKYQIGKDGRSVYIPEDKVKDVRLKLAAKGIPNKGIVGYELFDQKDLFLSDFQQRINFKRAVEGELARTIMGISAVDSAKVNIALPEKSIFAREEEEPSASVFVKLKPGYELTPEQVKAIRNLVAASVPNLKSKNVVVIDDRGNDLTAMVEEDKLNNLTDKELKIKLEFEKSLEKKVQNALEEALGPGSVKVKVSADLDLSQTQTKEEIYDPDMTAVVSQQKKKERVISGGVGGVPGAQSNIPPGTGAITGQGQVLSEKSDTITNYEVSKKEVYTQGPSLKIKRLSVGVIVNSDIKNIDVNKIKNIVSAAVGLDPNRGDVITVEAWPFRKPEVSQVSLEERMKNLIPILLLSLFSFIVLVVVFTALKRLRKAPKETPVSVPPLEEVKGVEELRYKAKEIEVIEIVAKAVKDNPEATTKLIKSWLRSNT, encoded by the coding sequence ATGCCTTTAAAGGAGCAGCTAGAGCAGCTGAAGGAAAGGTTTTTACAGCTGTCTCTCCGCCAGAAGATTCTTGTTGTAGGAGTTCCATTAGTAGCTTTAGGTCTATTGCTCAGTATTATCCTCTACACTGCCTCTCCAAGCTATAGCCTTTTGTACTCAGGACTTTCAGAAGAAGATATGAAGGCCATCCTCCTGGAGCTGGATAAGGAAGGTATAAAGTACCAGATAGGGAAGGATGGAAGAAGCGTCTACATCCCAGAGGATAAGGTCAAAGATGTAAGGCTAAAGCTGGCCGCGAAGGGTATACCCAACAAAGGTATAGTGGGTTATGAACTCTTTGACCAGAAGGACCTCTTTCTTTCGGATTTCCAGCAAAGAATAAACTTCAAAAGGGCCGTAGAGGGGGAGCTTGCTAGAACCATAATGGGTATATCTGCTGTTGACAGTGCTAAGGTGAACATAGCTCTACCGGAAAAGTCCATATTTGCGAGGGAGGAAGAAGAACCTTCGGCAAGCGTTTTTGTTAAGTTAAAGCCTGGCTATGAGCTAACGCCAGAGCAAGTCAAGGCCATAAGGAACCTGGTAGCGGCGAGTGTACCCAATCTAAAATCCAAAAATGTTGTAGTGATAGACGACAGGGGTAACGACCTTACGGCTATGGTAGAGGAAGACAAGCTAAATAATCTCACTGATAAGGAGCTTAAAATAAAGCTTGAGTTTGAAAAAAGCTTAGAGAAAAAAGTCCAAAATGCTTTAGAAGAAGCGTTGGGACCTGGATCCGTAAAGGTAAAAGTCTCTGCAGACTTAGATCTTAGCCAAACGCAGACAAAGGAGGAGATATACGACCCTGATATGACCGCCGTTGTAAGTCAGCAGAAAAAGAAGGAAAGGGTGATAAGTGGTGGAGTAGGGGGTGTTCCAGGTGCCCAATCTAACATACCACCCGGGACTGGAGCTATAACTGGACAAGGACAGGTATTGTCAGAAAAGAGTGATACTATTACCAATTATGAAGTTAGCAAGAAGGAAGTGTATACACAAGGTCCCTCTTTGAAGATTAAAAGGCTAAGCGTAGGTGTTATAGTTAACTCTGATATAAAGAATATAGATGTAAACAAGATAAAGAATATAGTATCTGCAGCAGTAGGTCTTGATCCAAACAGGGGGGACGTGATAACCGTAGAGGCATGGCCTTTTAGGAAGCCTGAAGTATCTCAGGTATCGTTAGAAGAAAGAATGAAGAACTTAATACCAATCTTACTGTTGTCCTTGTTCTCTTTTATTGTCCTTGTGGTAGTTTTTACAGCTTTGAAGAGATTAAGGAAAGCTCCTAAAGAAACACCTGTTAGTGTACCACCCTTAGAAGAGGTCAAAGGAGTAGAAGAGCTTAGGTACAAAGCTAAAGAGATAGAAGTTATCGAAATAGTGGCCAAAGCAGTTAAAGATAATCCAGAAGCTACAACCAAGCTTATAAAAAGCTGGTTAAGGAGTAACACATAA